A window of Hippoglossus stenolepis isolate QCI-W04-F060 chromosome 16, HSTE1.2, whole genome shotgun sequence contains these coding sequences:
- the ep300b gene encoding histone acetyltransferase p300 isoform X6, whose amino-acid sequence MADNVLESGPPSAKRPKLSSPALSVSASDGNDFGSFFDLEHDLPDELISSSDLGLTNGGDASQLHTTLGGIGLGGQDAAAKHKQLSELLRAGAPAQQGGPTSNSTAPGASMGMMGGVSVSPGGPQAMPPQGQQQQPGLMQQVGMVGGMAAHNRAASMMGNQKGNTGQQGLMGGQVMNGSPRMGYPGNAGMGNSSNLLAETLQQGPMGPGGQAGMRPQQPGALNKMNMMANAGPYGGPYGQSAGQGLPGAGLGPQLQNKTGLPNNMANQFNMDKKGPPGQGMPGMPSQQQQPGAVGGVSVGGAAAAVGGPQVGLNVVGAGPGTAPPTADPEKRKLIQQQLVLLLHAHKCQRREQANGEVRQCNLPHCRTMKNVLNHMTHCQAGKSCQVAHCASSRQIISHWKNCTRHDCPVCLPLKNAGDKRNQQSLLNSAGVGLVNSLGSGVPGGQSNTPNLNPPNQIDPSSIERAYAALGLTYQGNQMPQQQSTNMPNQGLQGQPGMRTLNTMGANSMGVNGGVQSPNQQSTLLPDAMLHNNMNVQSLMNDSLGSLGSMPTATPPSAAGMRKSWHEDITQDLRNHLVHKLSVQAIFPTPDPAALKDRRMENLVAYARKVEGDMYESANSRAEYYHLLAEKIYKIQKELEEKRKTRLQKQGMMPGQPGIGSPGLPQGPPSMGQPPMLPGQPPNGPHIDPSMVRPAGPNQMVNRMQNPAGMNQFGQMGMQSMGQRSTPPLPLGSPMNQMGMGAARMGQPNATQLQNQYLPQGQFPGSSPGLGSGPSGMNQPGPQTTVPQQNQMSTPPSLPVSSPAPQSASSAPGSGAPGGSMGPGSATGAGSLPSLPQSSTPTQSNSYPHCPSIRTNSPSPARSLTPQPHQTPPTLPGSQTPQPHTPSTPQLPPPQHPQQQQQQQQQQQQQQQTLQQQQQQQQQQPPSAQSVNSEKAGQHPQKTLGGVASSGPQASQASSVPNQNAHVPPQLPKTPLSAKPSLTGDCQVSSPASVNSSTDASSQPAPSDGPAASQEEVKMEVKKQEEEEDEGTDSQGEGKGKMGKGQADVKTEEKPEIKKEKLSSDGCKGEPMDTSSFSTSSSVTTGEDKKPEVKKEPKEEDEGSASSTSSPASAQCKKKIFKPEELRQALMPTLEALYRQDPESLPFRQPVDPQLLGIPDYFDIVKNPMDLSTIKRKLDTGQYQEPWQYVDDIWLMFNNAWLYNRKTSRVYKYCSKLAEVFESEIDPVMQGLGYCCGRKFEFSPQTLCCYGKQLCTIQRDAAYFSYQNSSPKYGLLADRYHFCEKCFNEIQGETVSLGDDPSQPQTLTFKPLNTENFFGVIKDRRNIKADRQMSINKEQFQRKKNDTLDPELLVECIDCGRKMHQICVLHHDTIWPLGFTCDSCLKKANKTRKENKYAARRLPQTKLGGYLESRVNDYLKRHGQPESGDITIRVVHVSDKVVEVKPGMKSRFVDSGEMSESFPYRMKALFAFEDIDGADVCFFGMHVQEYGSDCPPPNQRRVYISYLDSVHFFKPRHLRTAVYHEILLGYLEYVKRQGYTTGHIWACPPSEGDDYIFHCHPMDQKIPKPKRLQEWYRKMLDKAVAERIVHDYKDVFKQATEDRLTSAKELPYFEGDFWPNVLEESIKELEQEEEERKREENSTSNESIDATKGDSKNAKKKNNKKTSKNKSSLSRANKKKPGMPNVSNDLSQKLYATMEKHKEVFFVIRLIAGPTANSLPAITDVDPLMACDLMDGRDAFLTLARDKHLEFSSLRRSLWSSMCMLVELHNQSQDRFVYTCNECKHHVETRYHCTVCEDYDLCITCYNIKGHEHKMDKLGLGLDDDSNNASAAATQSPGDSRRLSIQRCIQSLVHACQCRNANCSLPSCQKMKRVVQHTKGCKRKTNGGCPICKQLIALCCYHAKHCQENKCPVPFCLNIKQKLRQQQLQHRLQQAQMLRRRMASMQRVGQAAVGPPGGPVVGLPSPGNNGTTAPSTPTSVGTQPPTPQTPTQTMPPVPQQGMGPGPGVQQQQQQPGGMPSQSGMPPQHPHHQFPQMSPQHQQQMLQVQQQQQQQQQQQQQQQQQHQQQQLQLQQQQQLQQQQQHSGAGTNPQQLQQHPNNLPPYASRPPGSSPIHQSQGKPVLRSATPPQLQPGGTVMAGSVGGQQPPNQAQPPLSQQHPSGPPPAAVEIAMKIQQVADAQRKMALQRQAAQAAAGLMPPHPHHQQGQGQQISMGHPGAVGMVGPQGMPQQSAAVAAARAHMEQQQSAQPGMMVGAGGPMQQSPQQVNLPQGQLPPQVQLQQQRMGAPLQNPQQQQQQWAGQGMPPQQRQAMMNQMGHPAMMAAQQQQLQQQQQQQQQQQQQQQQQQQQQQQQQQQHQQAQGHAALINMAQQQQQQGAGVPGGAVPGATGVPGAIAAGGNIPQAALQDLLRTLRSPSSPIQQQQVLNILRSNPQLMAAFIKQRASKYKGVPGAPGGPGGPGAMPGGPGPTGGPVGNAMAGGGPQVNMNSAGSGQPGMHMASQGGTNVNMATMAQLQQQQQLQQQQQQQQLQQQQLQQLQQQQQLQQQQQLQQQQQLQQQQQLQQQQQRPMLSSLQQQQVAALQQQQQQQQQQQQQQQQQQQQQQQQQQQQQQQQQQGGVRPMQGQGPMGNLNTTQFREMLMRRHLQQQQQQQQQQQQQQMGVNHGQFQQPQPPQGQSYMGQPGMQPPTVGQGQAGGPPHGPQQPGGPPGQQGQGYPGSVAQQQATAALQHRIQHQHNLQMQQQNAMAGLPGGDAGPGVGGPQQPSQGPQPTQGGPPPPSSQALLQQALHQRLLQQQQQQQQHLGPGGSPAQHSNPMSPQQPQQMAQSPHLQGQTHPTSLANQVRSPQPSPRPQSQPPHSSPSPRMQPQPSPHHISPQMQTGSPHPGHLNQHHPGMGVPPQQQPTTQQQQQNSMEQFGSDQSAMLSQLSSMASLHGPGGNSQDPLGQNMNHNPLDIM is encoded by the exons ATGGCCGATAATGTCCTGGAGTCCGGCCCGCCTTCAGCTAAGAGGCCCAAGCTGTCCTCTCCGGCTCTCTCCGTGTCTGCCAGTGATGGAAATG ATTTTGGTTCATTCTTTGACCTGGAGCACGACCTCCCAGATGAGCTAATCAGCTCGTCGGACCTGGGTCTGACCAACGGAGGGGATGCCAGCCAACTCCATACCACTCTCGGAGGTATTGGTTTGGGAGGCCAGGATGCAGCtgccaaacacaaacagctgtctGAACTCTTGCGAGCTGGAGCCCCAGCACAGCAGGGTGGCCCTACTTCCAACAGCACAGCACCTGGGGCTTCCATGGGGATGATGGGGGGCGTCAGCGTTTCCCCGGGTGGACCTCAAGCCATGCCCCCCCAgggccagcagcagcaacctGGATTAATGCAGCAGGTTGGGATGGTTGGAGGGATGGCAGCTCACAATCGAGCAGCTTCCATGATGGGTAACCAGAAGGGTAACACTGGACAGCAGGGGCTGATGGGGGGGCAGGTGATGAATGGCTCGCCGAGAATGGGTTACCCTGGCAATGCAGGCATGGGTAACAGTAGTAACCTGTTGGCGGAAACCCTGCAGCAGGGGCCAATGGGACCAGGGGGTCAAGCAGGGATGAGACCACAGCAGCCTGGAGCACTGAACAAG ATGAATATGATGGCCAATGCGGGCCCCTATGGTGGTCCGTACGGCCAATCTGCTGGCCAGGGGCTGCCTGGAGCAGGGCTGGGCCCGCAGCTCCAGAATAAGACAGGCCTGCCCAACAATATGGCCAATCAGTTCAACATGGACAAGAAGGGGCCACCGGGTCAAGGCATGCCTGGGATG ccctctcagcagcagcaacctGGAGCGGTTGGCGGCGTGTCTGtcggtggagcagcagcagcagtggggggGCCGCAGGTTGGGCTCAATGTTGTAGGGGCAGGTCCCGGCACAGCGCCGCCTACTGCAGACCCTGAGAAGCGGAAGCTAATTCAACAGCAGCTGGTGCTCTTGCTCCACGCGCACAAGTGCCAGCGGAGGGAGCAAGCCAACGGCGAAGTGCGACAGTGCAACCTGCCGCACTGCCGCACCATGAAGAATGTGCTGAACCACATGACTCATTGCCAGGCTGGCAAGTCCTGCCAGG tggCACACTGTGCCTCATCCAGACAGATAATCTCTCATTGGAAGAATTGCACACGACATGACTGTCCTGTATGCCTGCCACTGAAAAACGCTGGAGACAAGAGGAACCAGCAGT CGCTCCTCAACAGTGCAGGGGTGGGTTTGGTGAACTCTTTAGGGTCAGGGGTGCCAGGTGGACAGTCCAACACGCCCAATCTGAACCCCCCAAACCAGATTGATCCCAGCTCCATAGAGAGGGCCTACGCTGCGCTGGGTCTCACTTACCAGGGAAACCAGATGCCGCAGCAACAATCGACCAACATGCCAAACCAAGGGCTGCAGGGGCAGCCTGGAATGAGGACTCTAAACACCATGG GAGCAAACTCTATGGGAGTGAATGGTGGAGTGCAGTCCCCCAACCAGCAGTCTACACTACTGCCAGACGCCATGTTGCACAACAACATGAATGTACAGAG TTTGATGAATGATAGTTTGGGGAGCCTGGGATCCATGCCCACAGCAACTCCTCCTTCTGCTGCAGGCATGAGGAAGTCCTGGCATGAGGACATCACACAGGACCTCCGTAACCACCTAGTCCACAAACT CAGTGTACAGGCCATCTTCCCTACTCCCGACCCCGCTGCACTGAAGGATCGGCGGATGGAAAATCTCGTGGCTTACGCTCGAAAAGTAGAGGGTGACATGTACGAGTCAGCTAACAGTAGG GCGGAGTACTACCACCTGCTGGCAGAGAAGATCTACAAGATCCaaaaggagctggaggagaagaggaagacgcGGCTCCAGAAGCAGGGCATGATGCCCGGCCAACCTGGAATAGGCTCCCCAGGCCTCCCACAGGGGCCTCCAAGCATGGGACAGCCGCCCATGCTCCCGGGGCAACCCCCAA ATGGTCCTCACATCGATCCGTCCATGGTCCGACCAGCAGGACCCAACCAGATGGTCAACAGGATGCAGAACCCAGCAG GAATGAACCAGTTTGGTCAGATGGGGATGCAGTCGATGGGTCAGAGGTCgacccctcctcttcctcttggtTCTCCAATGAACCAG ATGGGTATGGGTGCAGCAAGAATGGGCCAGCCCAATGCCACACAGTTACAGAACCAGTACCTCCCCCAAGGCCAGTTTCCAGGGTCCAGTCCTGGACTTGGTTCTGGTCCTAGTGGCATGAACCAGCCCGGGCCACAGACTACAGTGCCACAG CAGAACCAGATGTCAACGCCGCCTTCCCTCCCAGTCAGTAGTCCTGCACCACAGTCTGCCTCTTCTGCTCCGGGCTCTGGGGCCCCTGGAGGCTCCATGGGGCCTGGTAGTGCCACCGGTGCTGGGTCTCTACCCAGCTTGCCTCAATCCTCCACCCCCACCCAGTCCAACTCCTACCCGCACTGCCCGTCCATCCGAACAAACTCGCCGTCACCAGCTCGCAGCTTAACGCCTCAACCTCATCAAACACCCCCCACGTTACCTGGTTCTCAAACACCACAGCCACACACTCCGAGCACACCTCAGCTACCACCTCCACAGcacccacaacaacaacaacaacaacaacaacagcaacaacaacagcaacaaactttacagcagcagcagcagcagcagcagcagcagccaccatCAGCACAGTCAGTGAATTCTGAGAAGGCCGGTCAGCATCCACAGAAGACGCTTGGGGGTGTGGCTTCCTCGGGCCCCCAAGCAAGTCAGGCTTCTTCAGTGCCCAACCAGAATGCTCATGTGCCACCACAGCTGCCCAAGACCCCA CTATCTGCGAAGCCTTCTCTGACAGGAGATTGTCAGGTGTCCTCCCCAGCCTCGGTCAACAGCAGCACTGATGCCAGCTCCCAGCCAGCTCCATCAGATGGCCCTGCTGCCAGCCAGGAAGAAGTTAAAATGGAGgtgaagaagcaggaggaagaggaagatgaagggacTGACTCACAAGGAGAGGGCAAAGGGAAGATGGGAAAGGGTCAGGCTGACgtgaagacagaggagaaacctGAA ataaagaaagagaagctcTCGTCGGATGGGTGTAAAGGCGAGCCCATGGATACATCTTCGTTCTCGACGTCATCGTCGGTAACAACAGGTGAAGACAAGAAGCCGGAGGTGAAGAAAGAGCccaaagaggaagatgaggggtCAGCATCCAGTACCAGCTCCCCAGCCAGCGCTCAGTGCAAGAAGAAGA tCTTTAAGCCGGAGGAGCTGCGTCAGGCTCTGATGCCCACGCTGGAAGCTTTGTACCGGCAGGACCCTGAGTCTTTGCCCTTCCGTCAACCGGTGGACCCCCAGTTACTGGGAATACCC GACTACTTTGATATTGTGAAGAACCCCATGGACCTGTCAACCATCAAGAGGAAGCTGGACACGGGACAATACCAGGAGCCGTGGCAATATGTCGACGATATCTGGCTGATGTTCAACAACGCCTGGCTCTACAACCGCAAGACGTCACGTGTATACAAGTACTGCTCCAAGCTGGCTGAGGTGTTTGAGTCGGAGATCGACCCGGTCATGCAGGGCCTGGGATACTGTTGTGGGAGGAAG TTTGAGTTTTCCCCTCAAACTCTATGCTGCTACGGAAAACAATTATGCACCATCCAACGTGATGCTGCGTACTTTAGCTACCAGAACAG TTCACCAAAATATGGGCTTCTTGCTGACAGGTACCACTTCTGTGAGAAGTGTTTCAACGAAATCCAGGGCGAGACCGTTTCCCTGGGGGACGACCCCTCGCAGCCTCAGAC GTTGACATTTAAGCctttaaatacagaaaacttTTTTGGAGTcataaaagacagaagaaacaTTAAAGCAGATCGGCAGAT GTCTATCAACAAAGAGCAGTTCCAACGAAAGAAGAACGACACACTTGATCCCGAGTT gCTTGTGGAATGTATTGACTGCGGTCGTAAAATGCACCAGATCTGTGTCCTGCATCATGACACCATATGGCCTTTAGG CTTCACatgtgacagctgcctcaaaaAGGCGAACAAGACACGGAAAGAGAACAAATACGCAGCTAGAA GACTTCCGCAGACCAAGCTGGGGGGTTATTTGGAGTCGCGTGTGAACGACTACCTCAAGCGACATGGCCAACCCGAATCTGGCGATATCACCATCCGAGTCGTCCACGTCTCGGACAAGGTGGTCGAGGTCAAGCCAGGCATGAAGTCCAG gtTTGTGGACAGTGGAGAAATGTCGGAGTCCTTCCCCTACAGGATGAAAGCCTTGTTTGCATTTGAGGACATCGACGGcgcagatgtgtgttttttcggCATGCACGTCCAAGAGTACGGCTCAGACTGCCCGCCTCCCAATCAGAGACGAGTGTACATCTCTTACCTGGACAGCGTGCACTTCTTCAAACCTCGACACCTCAGGACGGCTGTCTACCATGAGATCCTGCTGGGCTACCTGGAGTATGTCAAGAGGCAGGG GTATACAACGGGTCATATCTGGGCCTGTCCACCCAGTGAAGGGGATGATTACATCTTTCACTGCCATCCAATGGACCAGAAGATCCCCAAGCCAAAACGCCTGCAGGAGTGGTACAGGAAGATGCTGGACAAGGCTGTGGCTGAGCGCATTGTCCATGATTACAAG GACGTGTTCAAGCAAGCAACAGAGGACCGGCTGACCAGCGCCAAGGAGCTGCCATATTTTGAGGGCGACTTCTGGCCAAACGTGCTGGAGGAGAGCAtcaaggagctggagcaggaggaagaggagaggaagcgaGAGGAGAACAGCACCTCCAATGAGAGCATAGAT GCCACAAAAGGAGACAGCAAGAATGCCAAAAAGAAGAACAATAAAAAGACGAGCAAGAACAAGAGCAGCTTGAGCCGAGCCAACAAGAAGAAACCGGGGATGCCCAACGTTTCCAATGACCTTTCTCAGAAACTCTACGCTACCATGGAGAAACATAAGGAG GTCTTCTTTGTCATCCGCCTCATTGCCGGACCCACAGCCAACTCCCTGCCCGCCATCACTGACGTGGACCCGCTGATGGCCTGTGACCTGATGGACGGCCGCGACGCCTTCCTGACTCTGGCCAGGGACAAGCACCTGGAGTTCAGCTCTCTGAGGAGGTCCCTGTGGAGCTCCATGTGTATGTTGGTGGAGCTGCACAACCAGAGCCAGGACCGCTTCGTTTACACTTGCAATGAGTGTAAACATCACGTGGAGACACGCTACCACTGCACCGTCTGCGAG GACTATGACTTGTGCATCACCTGCTACAACATTAAAGGTCATGAGCACAAGATGGATAAACTGGGTCTGGGGCTGGACGACGACAGCAACAACGCGTCAGCAGCAGCTACTCAGAGCCCTGGAGACTCCCGTCGTCTAAGCATCCAGAGATGTATTCAGTCGCTGGTCCATGCGTGCCAGTGCCGCAACGCCAACTGCTCTCTGCCGTCCTGCCAGAAGATGAAGCGCGTTGTTCAGCACACAAAAGGCTGCAAGCGCAAGACGAATGGTGGCTGCCCCATCTGCAAGCAGCTCATTGCTCTGTGCTGCTACCATGCTAAACACTGTCAAGAGAACAAATGTCCAGTCCCGTTCTGTCTGAACATCAAGCAAAAGCtgcggcagcagcagctacagcacaGGCTCCAGCAGGCGCAAATGTTAAGGAGAAGAATGGCCAGCATGCAGAGGGTGGGGCAGGCCGCTGTTGGGCCACCCGGAGGGCCTGTGGTCGGACTTCCATCACCAGGAAACAATGGTACCACAGCACCAAGTACCCCAACGTCTGTAGGAACCCAGCCCCCAACCCCCCAGACACCAACTCAGACCATGCCTCCAGTCCCGCAGCAGGGAATGGGTCCAGGACCtggagtccagcagcagcaacagcagccagGTGGGATGCCCTCACAAAGTGGCATGCCTCCTCAGCACCCCCACCACCAGTTTCCGCAGATGTCTCCccaacatcagcagcagatgcttcaagtccagcagcagcagcagcagcaacaacaacaacagcagcagcagcagcaacagcatcaacaacagcagctgcagctgcagcagcagcagcagctgcagcagcagcagcagcacagtggagCAGGGACCAACCCTCAACAACTCCAACAGCACCCGAACAATTTGCCTCCATATGCCAGCAGACCTCCAGGCTCCTCCCCAATCCACCAGTCCCAGGGCAAACCAGTTCTTCGGTCTGCAACACCTCCCCAGCTGCAGCCTGGTGGCACTGTCATGGCTGGAAGTGTTGGGGGCCAGCAACCTCCTAACCAGGCCCAGCCTCCCCTTTCACAGCAGCATCCTTCTGGCCCTCCACCGGCAGCAGTAGAAATCGCCATGAAGATCCAACAGGTAGCTGATGCTCAGAGAAAGATGGCTCTGCAACGACAAGCCGCCCAGGCAGCTGCAGGCTTGATGCCTCCTCACCCGCACCATCAACAGGGTCAAGGTCAACAGATAAGCATGGGACACCCAGGGGCAGTTGGGATGGTTGGACCTCAGGGCATGCCACAACAGTCGGCAGCAGTGGCAGCTGCTCGTGCCCACATGGAACAGCAACAAAGTGCTCAACCGGGCATGATGGTCGGTGCTGGGGGGCCCATGCAGCAAAGCCCTCAGCAGGTAAACCTTCCCCAGGGCCAGCTCCCCCCTCAGgtgcagcttcagcagcagaggatggGTGCACCACTTCAAAACcctcaacagcagcaacagcagtggGCAGGCCAGGGGATGCCACCCCAGCAGAGACAAGCTATGATGAACCAAATGGGCCATCCAGCCATGAtggcagctcagcagcagcaacttcaacagcagcagcagcaacaacagcagcagcagcagcagcagcagcagcagcagcagcagcagcagcaacagcagcagcagcaccaacaAGCTCAGGGCCATGCTGCCTTGATAAACatggcgcagcagcagcagcagcaaggtgCTGGTGTCCCAGGGGGGGCTGTCCCTGGAGCTACTGGTGTCCCAGGAGCTATTGCTGCTGGTGGGAACATCCCCCAGGCTGCCCTCCAAGACCTGTTACGGACTCTCCGCTCGCCTAGCTCACCgatccagcagcagcaagtcCTCAACATCTTGAGGTCTAATCCACAGCTCATGGCTGCTTTTATTAAGCAGAGGGCTTCAAAATACAAGGGGGTGCCGGGGGCTCCAGGTGGACCGGGTGGACCGGGTGCCATGCCGGGAGGTCCTGGTCCCACAGGAGGTCCTGTTGGTAATGCCATGGCAGGAGGGGGACCACAGGTGAACATGAATTCTGCAGGTTCCGGCCAGCCTGGGATGCATATGGCAAGTCAGGGAGGGACGAATGTCAACATGGCCACTATGGcccagctacagcagcagcaacagctgcagcagcagcagcagcaacagcagcttcagcagcagcagttacaacagttacaacagcaacaacagttacaacagcaacaacagttgcaacagcaacaacagttgcaacagcagcaacagttacaacagcagcagcagaggccaaTGCTCAGTAGTTTACAGCAACAACAAGTGGCagctctccagcagcagcagcagcagcaacagcagcagcaacagcaacaacaacagcagcagcaacaacaacagcagcagcaacagcagcagcaacagcagcagcagcaaggggGAGTAAGGCCTATGCAAGGCCAGGGCCCAATGGGAAATCTCAACACTACCCAGTTTAGAGAGATGCTCATGAGGCGgcatctccagcagcagcagcaacaacagcagcagcagcagcaacaacaaatggGAGTAAATCACGGTCAGTTCCAGCAGCCACAACCACCACAGGGGCAAAGCTACATGGGACAGCCTGGGATGCAGCCTCCAACAGTGGGACAGGGCCAGGCTGGAGGTCCTCCTCATGGCCCCCAGCAGCCTGGTGGTCCCCCAGGCCAGCAGGGGCAAGGTTACCCAGGATCGGTGGCCCAGCAGCAAGCTACAGCTGCTCTGCAGCATAGGATCCAGCACCAGCACAACCtccagatgcagcagcagaatgCCATGGCTGGTCTGCCAGGGGGCGATGCAGGGCCAGGTGTGGGAGGTCCTCAGCAGCCATCTCAAGGCCCTCAGCCCACTCAAGGTGGCCCCCCACCTCCATCTTCTCAAGCCCTGCTACAACAGGCCCTCCACCAGAGactgctccagcagcagcagcagcagcaacagcatctGGGCCCCGGCGGGTCACCGGCCCAGCACAGCAATCCCATGAGTCcccagcagccgcagcagatGGCCCAGTCCCCACACCTGCAGGGCCAGACACATCCCACATCGCTGGCTAACCAGGTGCGATCTCCACAGCCCTCTCCCAGACCGCAGTCCCAGCCGCCGCACTCCAGCCCGTCCCCGCGCATGCAGCCCCAGCCCTCCCCACATCACATCTCCCCTCAGATGCAGACGGGTTCACCACACCCAGGCCATCTGAACCAGCACCACCCAGGCATGGGGGTCCCTCCACAACAACAGCCAACAAcccaacagcagc